The genomic DNA TCGGAAGGATTGGTGAATTTCGCGTATAGATTATATATGAGATAATAATGTTCGGTCAATGTTAAGTTTCCCGAGTATGGTCATTGTATCCGCGGTTAGGTAGAGAATGTACTTGCTCTTAGGAGATACGTGCTGTGCTGAACGTTAAAGGGCTAAATAAAGTGTTGCTATATCTGCAGCTAACAACCCATGGGTTcagcaaaaagaaacaaggaaacaactaaatatgtgtatttgtgtatctAAATAGAAAAAGGGAATGCGGTGGTGAAGTATTAACAACAGGGCAATTATAGGTGAAGGGTAAACGGCCCCTCATTGTTCTTGCAgcttttctgtaggtttgaaatttttcaagaCAAAAACTTGGGCCGAATAAAcgataagtaattaaaaaaaaaaacaaacaaaccaatgaaCAAAAAGCTTTGTTCCAGATCGTGTTTTCTGTGAAGCCTTTCATGACCTCCCCCTACAGCCCCccatccccaaacacacacacagaaaacaatgaacCACCCTCTCTTCAGGACTCTTTTATGACTATCTGTCTCTCTGACCAAACTATAAGCTCTTTGACATCTGGGCCTGTGTGTGCGGTGTTGAATCTACACAAGGTTAGAACTGTACCTGACACAGATTGGATGCTCagctgatacttttttttttttttttttgagttaatcAAGCTGGGTCTTGAGTCCTGGATAGGATTCAGTAAACAGACAGGAGCAAGAAAGGTTTCTCAAGAGAGAGGAATGGCATGAGGAAGGTAAAGAAGTAGgaatgtatattttctatttaccaAGAGCACTGGATTTGTTTGGTCAGAACTAAAGGATTATATGGGTGAAAATGTCTGCCACACAATACATTCTTAAGAAAAATTTGGTGAACAGGggcgccaggatggctcagtcggttaagcatcggactcttgacctcggctcaggtcatgatctcacggttcgtgagttcgagccccgaatcgggctctctgctgtcagggtggagtccacttcagatcctctgtccccccttctctgcctgcccctcccccgctcgtgtgtgtgtgtgtgtgtgtgtgtgtgtatgtgtgtgtgtgtgtgagctctctctcaaaaataaacatctaaaaagaaaaaaaaaaaagattctcggGGCCCCCGGGTGGCACAATCAGTTAAGggttgaactctttttttttttattttaaatttttttttttttcaacgtttatttatttttgggacagagagagacagagcatgaacgggggaggggcagcgagagagggagacacagaatcggaaacaggctccaggctctgagccatcagcccagagcccgacgcggggctcgaactcacggaccgcgagatcgtgacctggctgaagtcggacgcttaaccgactgtgccacccaggcgccccacgggttgaactcttgatctcggctcaggtcatgatctctcagttcgtgagttcgagtgccacctcaggctctgcactaatggcgaggagcctgctcgggattctgtctttctctctgcccctcccatacacgtgctctctccctccctctgtctctcaaaataaatgaatcaacttaaaatattttttaaataaataaaaatacattctctctctctctccctctgcacctctcccctgctcgtgcaatctataaataaataaattaattaattttttaaaaatgaaaaaaaaaaaaggtgaatgcATGAGATTTGAAAGGCAGGCTTAGATCAGGTTGGAATGGGCCTTGACTACTGAATTGAGAAATCTGAGTGTTAACTAGTTCTTGATGTCCAGGGTCTTTTCCCAGTGGTAGGAAGAGGGTGTGCCCTTGGGAAGCCCCTTATACATCTTCTTCCctaaataataaggaaaagtgagggcccctggctggctcagtgggcggagtgtgcaactcttgacctcagggttgtgagttcgagccccacgttgggtatagagattacttaaaaataaaatcttaaaaaataatactaaggAAAAGTAGAGGTAAGTGGGAGTCTGAAAGTCACCTGTTTCCAAACTCAGGAGGAGAAAACATCAACTCCTCACCCACCTAGGAAAAGCCCCGTAGTGGAGTTTTAAGGCATCCAACATCCCTTAGACAAAAGGGCATCACAGAATATtagttgaaagaataaataaatgatctattTAATATGAGTCATGCTTGTCTTTGAGAATagtatatgaaattattttggttaattgtactacatttttatatttttattaaaaattttttttaacattcatttttttaaaatttttttttaacgtttatttatttttgaggtagagagacacagagcatgaatgggggaggggcagagagagaaggagacacagaatcggaagcaggctccaggctctgagccgtcagcccagagcccgatgcagggctcgaactcacagaccgcgagatcgtgacctgagctgaagttggacgcccaaccgactgagccacccaggcgcccctaacatttattcatttttgagagacagagagagagagagagagcacgcaagcgggggtggggcagagagagggaaacagaatccaaagcaggttccaggctctgagctgtcagcacagagcctgacctggggctcgaactcacaaaccacgagattatgacccaaggcaaagtctgatgcttaaccgacggagccaccccggggccccaattttactacatttttaaagtgtaggAAGCCTACATTTATGAAATAACTAGGCTCCAATACTCTTCAGGGGGTTCCACGTCACTCCATAGATGTACAATCTATGAGTCcatatctgtttttttaagtttatttttatttatttttgagagaaagatagagagcaagcgggggagcagtaaagagggagggagacagaagcccaagcacattccacactgtcagcgcagagcccgatgcagggcttgaactcacaaactgtgagatcatgacctgagccgagatcaagagtctgacgcctaaccaactgagccacccaggagcccctatgatTCCATATCTTAAATGTGAGGCGAAACTGTCTCCAATAATTTTAGCCCAAGTGAGCTATCTCCAATAGACAGTTTTCATGTGTCCTTAAtatttgtgttctgttttcttccagataGATTTGTGGAGACTGCCAATTTAAGCAATGCACAATAATCGGATTATGCcaatcaggagaaagaaaaacgtGTTGTCCTTTGAGGTTATCATTCCCTCGACTCTTCACAAACAGGCTGGCATCTATTTTGTCCTTGCTTATAGCCACGGCACACCACAAAAATCTTAGCCGTGAGGAAATGCAAATCTCGGGTAGCATTTCAAGAATCTGTTTTTGTTATATGCTAACTCATTgggatgtaaagtaaaaaaaaaaaaaaaaaattaaattaaaaaactgaaaaaattaaggaaCCGAATTCTATGGCTAGGGTCTGCAAACAAGGATCAGGGCAGCTCACCCAGCCAACCCCGTATCTCACTACACTTTTACAGAGATTAGCGTATCACGTGAGCCAAAGGCTGTTCCCCAGCTTAAAATATGATATTGCTACTTTGTCGAAAAAGTCTAAGCCCGGTCCCTCAATGCTAATAAAATAGAAGCATTCATTGATATTGTGTTCGGTGCGAACCAACAGTTGAAGCATATACTGGATATCTTGTAATCggacatttttaaaagtccagcAGATAAGAATTGGGGCTTTGGAAAATGAAGGGCTACGGACAGAGATAAAAAGAGATCTGGGGTTTCTCTGAAGACCGGGCTGGGTGGCCAAGTTGCCATCGCCATGGAAaccgggaggggcggggcgggcagtAGGATTGTGACGTCCCCGGGGCGGGGAAGGGGTGGTGACCGGTGACTTGGTTTTCTGTACCCCCAGACCGTGGCCTGAGACATTCACAGGTTGCTGCTACGTGAACTCGCCTGAGTTCGGCGCTCCGAACTTTCTCGGAGAGAGATCACCGCCCGCCACCGTGATGACCTCTCCGTGTCCCCTCCCGGCTCCGGCTGCACGCCAGCCCACCGTCCATGGCCTCTCCCAAATAACCAGCAGCCTGTACATCAGCAACGGCGTGTCGGCCAACAACCAGGGCATGCTGTCCAGCAACCACATCACCACGGTCATCAACGTCTCGGCGGAAGTGGTCAACACCTTCTACCAGGACATCCAGTACGTCCAGGTGCCGGTGGCTGACGTCCCGAGCTCGCGCCTCTGCGACTTCTTTGACCCGATCGCTGACCACATCCACAGCGTCGAGATGCAGCAGGGCCGCACGCTGCTGCACTGTGCCGCGGGGGTGAGCCGCTCGGCCGCCCTCTGCCTGGCCTACCTCATGAAGTACCACGCCATGTCGCTGCTGGACGCCCACGCGTGGACCAAGTGGTGCCGCCCCATCATCCGGCCCAACAACGGCTTCTGGGAACAGCTCATCCACTACGAGTTCAAGCTGTTCAGCA from Leopardus geoffroyi isolate Oge1 chromosome X, O.geoffroyi_Oge1_pat1.0, whole genome shotgun sequence includes the following:
- the DUSP21 gene encoding dual specificity protein phosphatase 21, which codes for MTSPCPLPAPAARQPTVHGLSQITSSLYISNGVSANNQGMLSSNHITTVINVSAEVVNTFYQDIQYVQVPVADVPSSRLCDFFDPIADHIHSVEMQQGRTLLHCAAGVSRSAALCLAYLMKYHAMSLLDAHAWTKWCRPIIRPNNGFWEQLIHYEFKLFSKNTVHMVNSPVGVIPDIYEKEVHVMMQM